CTGGAGACTTCATGAACATCCTGTGGAAGACCGCGAACCTTCACTCGACCCTCGGCAGCGGGCTCGACCGCCTGCGCTCGTTCCTGCTGCTCGGCACGCGCCTGTGGGTCAGCTGGCAATTCCTCCATTCGGGCTGGATCAAGCTCACCACCTGGGATTCCACGCTCGAGCTGTTTCGGTACGAATACCAAGTGCCACTGCTGCCGCCCGTCGCAGCCGCCGTCGCCGGCACTTTCGGCGAGCTGTTCTTCCCGTTGTTGTTAGTGCTGGGATTGTTCACGCGGGCCGGTGCCATCGGGCTGTTCGCGGTCAATGCCCTGGCTCTCTACTCGTACTGGCAGGTGCTCGGCGGGGAGGGCTTCGAAGCCGCGCGCGGCCAGCACTATCTGTGGGGCTACATGTTGCTGGTGCTCGCCACCTGCGGCGGTGGATTCTTCTCCCTCGACAAACTACTTGAGGGGCGGCAGCGGCACTGACCCTGGGCGGGTGCCGGTTTCCCCGAGGGTGGCCGGCCGCGCAAACCGCCCTCGCCCGTTGCGATCCGGACGGTGTGTTACACCGCGAATGACGAGATGTGCGCGGAAGTGGCGCTCCCCTATACTCGGCGCAGCCATCACGACTGTCCCAAGAGAATGTCAGGGGACGAATCAATCGAAGAGCTCAGACAGCGACTGCAGCGGGCCGAACGCGAGCTCGAATATCTGCGCGCGCACAATCGCTACCTGCGCGGGGAAATCCAGTCGATTCACGACTTCGACCAGATCATCGGCGCGAGCGCCGGGCTCACCCGGGTACTGGAGAACGTCGCCCGTGTGGCACCTACGGATGCGACCGTACTCATCTGGGGTGAAACCGGCACCGGCAAGGAACTCATCGCGCGCGCGATCCATGCCGCGAGCCGCCGGTCGCTGGGCGCGCTGATCAAGCTCGATTGCGCCGCGCTGCGCGACCAGGAGGCCGCGCTCGATACGACCTTCGCGCTGGCCCACGGCGGCACACTCTTCCTCGACGAGATCGGCGGGCTCAGCCTCGAATCACAGGCCGAACTACTGCGCATTCTGCAGCGGCAGGAATCCGACCGCGTCAGCCATGGCGCTGAAAGCCGCGTGGACGTGCGAATCGTCGCCACCACGAACCGCGACCTGCGCCGCCTCACACACGACGCGCAGTTCCGCGAAGACCTCTACTACCGGCTCAATGTTTTCCCGGTCGAGCTGCCGCCGTTGCGCGCGCGTGCCGAGGACATCACCTTGCTGGTGCAGCTCTTCGTGCGGAAATATGCGCGGCGCACGGGCCACCGGGTCGATGGCATCGATCCCGACACGCTCGCGGCGCTCACGCGTTATCCGTGGCCGGGCAACGTGCGCGAACTGGAAAACCTGGTCGAACGCGCGTTGCTGCTGAACACCTCGCCACTGCTCAAGATCCCGCCCGAAATGCTGGCGCAGTTCGCGCCGGACGATCGCGGCGAAATGGCGGCCGCGGCGACCGGCATGCACCGCGTCCCGGCCGCCCATTCCACCGCGCCGATCGATCTCGAAAACACCGAGATCACCGGGTTGCACCACGTGCAGCGCGAACACATCCTGCGGGTGCTCAACGCCACGCACTGGGTGATCGAAGGCAATTCCGGGGCTGCATTGAAGCTCGGCATGAAGCCCGCCACGCTTCGTCACCGGATGAAGAAGTTGGGGATTTCCCGTGCGCAGGTCGCTCCCACGCCTGAATCCGGCCGACCGCAGCAACCCTGACGATTGCGCTCCGTCAGGAAGGCTGCGCGACTCGTTGCGACAGCCATTCATCAGGACGCGAAATCGTCCTACACGGCGGCTGCGCCTGACCCGCTGATGACCCGCGACTTGCGCCGTTAATCTCGCGCCGCATGCGCAGTGTTTCGATTCCGCTCGTACTGGCCGTGGCCCTCGTTCTCATCACCGTGGGCGCGGCGCTGTTCCGCAGCCGGCGCCGCGAGCTCGGCTGGATGGCGACGCTATCGGGTTTCGCGCTGGCCGGCGGCCTCGTATATGCGTTCATCACCGGCCGCTTTGGACCGGAACGCCCGTGGTACCAGGCTCCGTCGTTCTACGTGGCGGCGGCGATTTCGCTGGCGGGCGTCTGGTTGTGGCTGCGCCGGCCGGTGCCGAACCGGCTGCGCTTTGGATTGCCACTGGCATTTATTACGGTGTGCGGTGGCGCGGTGATGCTCATGCGGATAATCGGCGGCTCCGCCCCGATCGCCATGTCGATGCCGACGATGAGCCAGCCGGCGCCGACGCTGACCTACTACGACGCCGACGGCAAACTACATGCGTTGTCCCAGCTCAGGGGCAAGGTCGTCTTGCTCAACTTCTGGGCGACCTGGTGCACGCCGTGCCGGCGCGAGATGCCGATGTTGTCGAAGTTGCAGAATGCACACGCCGACGATGGATTCGTCGTGTTGTACGTTTCGCTCGAGGAGCCTCCCGTGCTGGCCGACTTCCTGCGGATCAATCGATTCGACGGGATTCAGGGCCGGCTGGCCGACGCCGCGCCGTTCTACAACGCCGGCAAGTTCTATCCATTGAGCTATCTGATCGGCCGCGATGGCCGCGTGGAAAAACGCTGGAGCGGCCGACCGAGCGAAGCGTGGATCGATTCTGCGATCCGCGCGGAACTGAAATCCGACGGCTGAGCGCCGCCGCAGCTAACTTCCCGAGGGCATCACTGCCCCGCCGGCGGTTCCCACAACTCGATCTTGTTGCCGTCCGGGTCGACCACCCAGCCGAACTTGCCGAATTCAGATTCATCCACCTTGTCGATGACCTGGCAACCCTCGGCACGTAGTGCCGCGATCAGCGCGTGCACGTCGTCGACGCGGTAGTTGACCATGAAGGGCGCCTGGCTCGGGCTGAAGTAGCTGGACGACGCGTCGAAGATGCTCCATGCGGTGGTGCCTGCGCCGTCGGGATTCTGCGCGTCCTTCCAGCGGAACGCGGTGCCACCCCAATCTTCGATGTTCATGCCAAGGTGCGTCTTGTACCACTCGCGCAGGCGCGCGGGATCCGCCGACTTGATGAAGATGCCGCCGATGCCGGTCACTCTTTTCACTGCAATTCTCCGCTCGTTGCGCGTCGCTCTTACGCACCGCGCGGACAACCGTAGCAGCCCGTGCCCCCGGGCGAAACAATCTCAGGAGGAACGGCGCGGCGGCGCATTCCTCGCCGCCGGGCGGCGCGCCGAAACGCGCAATCGCGGCCGGCTGCTGGCGCGCAAGCCACGCGTGGTCGCATGGCACCAGGCGCCTGCGCGCATCCGGGCCACGCCGCTCACGAGCGGCAAACGCGTCGCGGGACGCGTGACGGTGGGGTGTTCGCCGCGAAAGCGGCACGGTGCGGCGTTCTGGCTGTGCGCGAGTGGCATCGAAATCTCCCCGATCGTTTCCTAACTGGTTGGTCAGGCCGCGAGCGCGAGCCGGGCGGGCCGCGCAATCACGAACCCCTGGACGAAATCCACGCCCATCTTGCGGGCGACATCGAGCGCGGCGCTGTCTTCGACCTGTTCCGCGATGATCTTGAAATTGAGCGTGCGGGCCAGCTTGATCATGGCTGTCACCATCGTCTGGCTCACCGAGTCCTTTGACAGGTTGCGCATGAACGAGCCGTCCAGTTTCAGGTAGTCGAGCGGCAGATTCTTGAGGCTCGAGAACGACGCGACGCCCGAACCGAAATCGTCGATCGTGAACTTGCAGCCCATGCCGTGCAGCACGCCGACGAAGCGGCGCGCCGCGTCCATGTTGCCGATCACCGCGCTCTCGGTGATCTCGAAGCACACCTGGTCGGGCGCGATTCCCGTGCGGTCGAGCATCTCGACCACGAATTCGAGGAACTGCGGATCGCCGAGCGTCTGACCCGAGATGTTGATGGCGACGCTGCGATCCGGCGCGAGCTGGAAGGCATTACGCGACAGCGCCGTGAATGTGGTCTGCACCACCCAACGGTCGACCGACGCCATCAATCGATACCGTTCCGCCGCGGCGACGAATTCGCTGGGCGCGATCTCGGCCCCGTTCTCATCGAGCATGCGCAGCAACACTTCCATCGAGGGGCCGACAGTATCCGCACCGTAGGCGGAGACGATCGGCTGATAGTAGAGCGCGAAGCGTTCCTCCTTGAGCGCGGACTGCAGCTTCTGCAGCCATTCGATTTCGCCGGTGCTGCGCGCCATCGCTTCATCACGCGCCGAGTACACCGAAACGCGGCCGGCGCCCTCTTTCTTCGCGACGTAACAAGCGGAATCGGCGGCCGCCAGCAATTGCTCGACGGTGCCCGCCTCACGGCCGATTTCGATCAGGCCGATGGAGACGCCGACGTTGAACACGCGGTCGTGCCACGCGAAACGATAGGTCGCGATCGAGCGGCACACGTCGTCGGCGATCTGCCGCGCCTTGTCGAGCGGACAACCTACCAGCAACATGCCGAACTCGTCGCCGCCCAGGCGCGCGACCGTATCCGAGTCGCGCACGGCTTCGCGCAGCAGCTTGGCGACCTCTCGCAGCATGGAATCGCCGGCCAGGTGGCCGCTGGTATCGTTCACGATCTTGAATCGGTCGAGGTCCAGGTAGCACAACATGTGCGACGCCTCGCCGCGCCGCGCGATATCGGCCGCCTCGTCGAGCCGGCGTTCGAATTCGCGGCGGTTGACGAGGCCGGTCAGCGCATCGTGCGTCGCCTGGTACGACATCTGGCGGTGCAGGCCGCGCAGCTCGGTCACGTCGTGCATGAGGACGACCGCGCCAACGAGATCGCCGCGCTCGTCGCGCAGCGGCGATGCGGCGAGCTCGATGGCGCGCTCCTCCCCCGAAGCCTTGCCGAGCAACACCGCGCGACGGCTCAGATTGTGGGGCGTGCCATCGCCGCCGCCGACGGCTTCCTTGATCGGGTCGGCCAGCAGTTTGCGGTCGTTGGAATCCATCAGCCCGACGATTTCCTCGAGCAGGCGGCCCCGCGCCTGCGCCTGAACGACGCCCAGCAGTTTTTCCGCCGCCGGATTCAGATACACCAGGTGGCCTTCGAGATCTGTCGTGACGATGGCTTCGCCCAGCGACTGCATGGCGAACACCTGCAGCGGCGGCACGGGCGGCGGCGGAGGCGGCAACGGCGGCGCCACCAGCGCGGCGCGCGCCGCGGCTTCCTTCTCGTCGATCTTGCCGCTCGCCAGTGCGCGCAGCTTCTTCGTCGGGATCACCTCGACGCCGGTCACGAGCAGCGCGGGGTTGCCTTCGAAGTCGATCTGCGAGGTAGTTAGCTCGAGCAGGCTCACCTGCCCCTGCATGCCCACCATCTCGACCTCGAACCGCTCCGCGCCGTGTGCGCCCGCCAGGCGTCGGCGCAGGTTTTCGGCGACCAGCTCGGCGTACTCGGGCGCCACCAGGTCGGCGAGCCGGCGGTCGATCAGGTTGACGCGCTCGACGCCGACGAAACTCGCGAACTGGCTGTTGGCGTACAGGATCACGTCGCGATGCACGAGCACCGCCTCGTGAATCCGTTCGCCGAGCTCGGTGAATAGTTTGGGACCGGATTTTGTCTGCGCCCCGCTGCGTGTGGCGCGCAACAACAACTGGTTTACGGAAACGCCGAGCGCCTGCACGTCGAGCTGGTCGTGATCCTTCTCATCGATCTCGATGCGCTGCGGCAAACGTTCGCCACTCACCGCCCGCTGCACCGTCAGCGACAACTCGGAGACCGCCCGCAGATCGCGCCGTTGGAATACGAACAGCACGAACAGCAGCGTCGCCACGAGTGCGAGCAGCACACAGATCAACCCAAGAATCGACATCCCGCAGCAAACCTTCGTTGTTATTAGTCCGTTAGTTTTGTGCAGGGCGTCCATGCCCAGAAGTCAGAATAGCGGAGCCAAGCCAAGCGCCGATGCGACATTAACCATAAAAACCAGCGATATGCCGACCAGTTCCGCGCCGCAACGACGCACTAAAAGTCCTACGTTTCCCAGCTTTCGGGCAGAATAAGTAGCATCCCAGTCAAGGAGTTCTCCATGCAGACCGAGTTCGCGCGCGTCCAGATGATCACGCAGCAGATTCGCGCGTGGGATGTGCTCGACGATCGCGTGCTCGATGCCATGCGTCGCACGCCGCGTGAATTTTTCGTCCCCGAGAAATACGCCGAAGTCGCCTTCGCGGACACCGACATCCCGCTGCGCAGCGGCCAGCACATGCTGGCGCCGAAAATTGTCGGCCGGCTCCTGCAGGCATTGGCCGCCGCTCCCGGAATGCGCGCGCTGGTGGTCGGTTGCGGCACCGGTTACGTGCCGGCGTGCCTCTCGGCGATGGGCGCGAGTGTCCGCGCCATCGAAATCCATGCGGACCTTGCGGCGGCCGCCCGCAGCAATCTCAAGCGCGCGGGGTTTGGCCAGGTCGACGTGGTCACGGGTGACACTTTCAACTTGGAACTGGGTAAGGACTATGCGCTCATTGCGGTATGTGGCGCCCTTCCCTTGTACGACGAACGCTTTGCCCGCGCGTTAGCAGTGGATGGCAAGTTGTTCGTGGTCGTCGGCGAAAAGCAGCCGCAGGAAGCGCTACTGGTTACGCGGACCTCCGCGGAAAGCTGGAGCAGTGCCGGTCTGTTCGAAACGGCGATCGACGCGCTCGAGAATGCGCGCCGGCCCGAACCATTTCAGTTCTGAACCGGCCGGGGTGCCAGATGGTTCGCGAGATTTCTGTCACAGAGCTCAAGGCGCGGCGCGATCGCGGCGAGAAGCCGCTGGTCATCGACGTTCGCGAAACCTGGGAACTGCAACTTGCGAGCATCCCGGACGTCGTACATCTGCCCATGAACGAGCTGCCGGGGAGGCTTGCGGAGCTCTCGCGGGACACCGAGACGATCGTCATGTGCCACGCGGGTGGCCGGTCGATGAGAGTGGCGCATTTTCTTACGAACCAAGGATTTACCAACGTCGCCAACCTATCCGGCGGAATATCTGCCTGGAGCGAGTCGGTCGATGCAACCGTTCCCCAGTACTGAAACGTCTAAGTTTTTTCACCGCGTGCATTGCCTTGACCCATCGGGCAGGTGATATAGTGAACTACAACACTAAAGAGGACTCTTATTAATGCGTCGTTTACTTGCCCTGGGCCTGGGATGCCTGGCTACCGTCTGCGCCTCTGGCGAAGATCTGCTCACGATTTTTGATCAGGCCGTGATCAACGACCCGCTGGTGCGCGAAGCGGAGTACACGCGCAAGGCGACCCGCGAGATCCGCCCGCAGGCGTGGGCGGCTTATCTGCCGCAGATCGCCGGGCAGTGGAGCAAAAGCCGCGACGAAGGCAACGGCACCAGCACGTCGCAGCGCCTGATCGATGATCCCACCGCCCCGCCGGGAACCGATCCGTTACCCCAGACCATCTTCACGCAGACGGGCAGCGGCAATTCCACCACCGACAGCACCAGCTGGTCGGTGAACCTGCGCCAGAGCATTTTCAACTGGGGCCAGCTCGCCGGGCTGCACCAGGCCGGCAAGTACGTCGCGCAGGCGGATGCCGATTACGGCGTGGCGCAGCAGGATCTCGCGCTGCGTGTCTCCACTGCGTACTTCAACGTGCTCGCCGCACTGGACAACGTGCAGGCACAGCAGGCCTCGCTCGACGCGATCTCGCGCCAGCTCGAACAGGCGGACAAGCGGTTCGAGGTCGGTCTCATCGCCATTACCGATGTGCAGGAAGCGCGCGCCGCGCGCGATACCTCCGCCGCGGACCTGATTGCGGCCAAACGTCAGCTCGCGACCTCGCAGGAACTCCTGCGCGAGATCACGGACATGCAGTACGCCGTGCTCGCGACGCCGCGTGGCACGATGCCCCTCGCCATTCCCGAACCGGCCGATCCGCAGAAGTGGGTCGAGGCATCGATGGAGCAGAACTTGGCGCTCACATCGAGCCGACTCGGCGCCGACATCGCGCGCGATGACGTGCGCGTGCAGTTCGCCGGCCACATGCCGCAGGTCGACCTGGTCGTCGGAAAATCGCATTTCGAGCAGGACGAGGACAACGATTTTCCGGCCGTGCCCGGATTTCCGAACGGCGGCACATTGACCTCCAACCAGGACGGCGACACCGACAAGTCGATTTCCCTGCAGGTCACGGTGCCCATCTGGTCGAGCGGCGGAACGTCGTCGCGCGTGCGCCAGTCATCGTACCGCTGGCAGGCCGCCAAGCAGCGCGTCGAGCGTGTGTCGCGCGAAACCGAACGCTCCGCGCGCGATGCGTATCTGGGCGTCGTGTCGGAGATCTCGCGCGTGCAGGCGCTCAAGCAGGCCCTGGAATCTTCGGCCACGGCGTTGCGCGCCACCGAGGCCGGTTATGACGTGGGTACCCGCACCGCGGTCGACGTGCTGGCCGCGCGCCGCACGCTGGTCGCGGCGCAGACTGCGTATTCGCGCAGCCGCTACGACTACATGATCAACATCCTCACGCTCAAGCAGGCCGCCGGCATCCTCGACCGCAAGGCGCTCGAAGACGTGAACGCCTGGCTCGAAGCGCCACCGCCGCCGCAGAATCCGCCGACGGTGGATCCGGCGACGCCGGCTGCCCAGTAGCTAGGGCAGCAGCGGCTCGAGGAAACGCATCAGGCGTCCCACGGCGCCGCGATTCTCCTCGATGACTTTCCTGCCGTCCGCACCCATCTGGGTGCGGGCGATGGGATCGGCCAGCAGGCCGCCGATCGCGGCCGCCAGCTCCGCGGCATCGTGCACGATACGCACGGCACCGCGTTCGACCAGCCGCCGGGAGATATCCGCGGCGTTGAAGGTATTCGGCCCGCTCAGGGTGGGCAGTCCCAGCGACAGCGGTTCGAGCAGGTTGTGTCCGCCGATGGGCACGAGACTGCCGCCGACGAAGGCCACATCCGCAGCCGCGTAGAAACCCAGCAGCTCACCCAGCGTATCGACCAGGTACACCTCGGTGTCCTCGGCGATCGCAGCGCCGCTGGTGAATGTCACGAACTTCAGTCCCTGGTCTTTCAAGGCCTCCGCGACCTCCGCGAATCGCGGCGGATGGCGCGGCACGAGCACCAGCAATGTTTGCGGATGGCGTGTACGCAGCATGCGATGCGCCGCGATGACTACGTCTTCTTCGCGCGCGTGGGTGCTGCCGGCCACCCACACGGGGCGGTCCGCCCCTAACAAGCGACGGTTTGCCGCGCCTTTCGCCTCGATGTTGGCCGGGTGGCTGTAATCGAACTTGATGTTGCCGACCACGTGGGTGTGTTCGGGATTGGCGCCAATGGAGCGGAACCGTTCGGCATCGGCCGGACTCTGCGCGGCGATGAAGATGCCGTGCGACAGCGTCTCGCGGAACAGGCCCACCAACCGGCGATAACTCTTCACCGAACGTGGCGAGATGCGTGCGCTCGCGAGCACCAGCGGCACGCCGAGCCGCCCGCAACGGTGATAGAGGTTCGGCCATATCTCCGTCTCGAGGATGACCGCGAGTTGCGGCTGAACCCGATCGAAGAAGCGTCGCACCGACCCCGGCAGATCGATGGGCACGTAACGGACCTCGACGCGTGCGCCGAAGAGGAACTGCGCCCGTGCGCGCCCGGTCGGCGTCACCGTAGTCAGCACCAGCGGGATGTGTGGGAAGCGCTTGAGCAATGCCTCGACGAGCGGCACGGCGGCCTGCACTTCGCCCACGGAAACCGCGTGCACCCAGATGCTGCGGCCCGCCACCGTCGGCCCGAAGCCGAAACGCTGCGAGAAACCTTTCCAGTGGCTGCGGTCGCGGAACCCGCGCAGCGCCAACGCACCGGCCACGATGGGCGCGATCAGATAGGCGATGCAGGTGTAGAAGAAACGCACGCGGACTACGCGAGATCCGACTGCGGCAGCCCCGCTGACTCGCGATAACCGGCCAGCAACGAATGCCAATCCTCGTCCGTGAAGCTCTGCGGCGCCGCCAGCAGCGTCACCTTTTCGAGCGATCGATACAGCCGCACGAGCGTGGTGTCGGCCCACCAGCCGCGTTTGCGCAGCTCGCCACGGTCGAAGTCGATCAGGTACACCTGCTCGGGAGTGAGCAGGATGTTGTGCGCATTCAGATCGGCGTGATGGACGCCGGCGTCGTGAAAGCGCCGGATGCAGCGGCCCACCGCGATCCACTGCGTGAACGACAGCGGCCCCTTGAGGAGCCGCGCGGCCAGCGATTCGCTGTTCTCGATGCGCTGGGTGATGAGGTCCGCGCGATAGAAAAGCCCGCGCCGCTGATAACGCGCCGCGATGGGCACCGGCACGGGCAGGCCGGCGCGATGCAGGTGATAAGTGAGATACCACTCGGCGAACGAACGCGTTTCTGCTTCGCCGCCCCACAGGTAGACGTCCTTTGAAACTTTTGCCATCAAGC
This sequence is a window from Pseudomonadota bacterium. Protein-coding genes within it:
- a CDS encoding DoxX family protein, which codes for MNILWKTANLHSTLGSGLDRLRSFLLLGTRLWVSWQFLHSGWIKLTTWDSTLELFRYEYQVPLLPPVAAAVAGTFGELFFPLLLVLGLFTRAGAIGLFAVNALALYSYWQVLGGEGFEAARGQHYLWGYMLLVLATCGGGFFSLDKLLEGRQRH
- a CDS encoding sigma 54-interacting transcriptional regulator; amino-acid sequence: MSGDESIEELRQRLQRAERELEYLRAHNRYLRGEIQSIHDFDQIIGASAGLTRVLENVARVAPTDATVLIWGETGTGKELIARAIHAASRRSLGALIKLDCAALRDQEAALDTTFALAHGGTLFLDEIGGLSLESQAELLRILQRQESDRVSHGAESRVDVRIVATTNRDLRRLTHDAQFREDLYYRLNVFPVELPPLRARAEDITLLVQLFVRKYARRTGHRVDGIDPDTLAALTRYPWPGNVRELENLVERALLLNTSPLLKIPPEMLAQFAPDDRGEMAAAATGMHRVPAAHSTAPIDLENTEITGLHHVQREHILRVLNATHWVIEGNSGAALKLGMKPATLRHRMKKLGISRAQVAPTPESGRPQQP
- a CDS encoding redoxin domain-containing protein, which translates into the protein MRSVSIPLVLAVALVLITVGAALFRSRRRELGWMATLSGFALAGGLVYAFITGRFGPERPWYQAPSFYVAAAISLAGVWLWLRRPVPNRLRFGLPLAFITVCGGAVMLMRIIGGSAPIAMSMPTMSQPAPTLTYYDADGKLHALSQLRGKVVLLNFWATWCTPCRREMPMLSKLQNAHADDGFVVLYVSLEEPPVLADFLRINRFDGIQGRLADAAPFYNAGKFYPLSYLIGRDGRVEKRWSGRPSEAWIDSAIRAELKSDG
- a CDS encoding VOC family protein; protein product: MKRVTGIGGIFIKSADPARLREWYKTHLGMNIEDWGGTAFRWKDAQNPDGAGTTAWSIFDASSSYFSPSQAPFMVNYRVDDVHALIAALRAEGCQVIDKVDESEFGKFGWVVDPDGNKIELWEPPAGQ
- a CDS encoding EAL domain-containing protein yields the protein MLLALVATLLFVLFVFQRRDLRAVSELSLTVQRAVSGERLPQRIEIDEKDHDQLDVQALGVSVNQLLLRATRSGAQTKSGPKLFTELGERIHEAVLVHRDVILYANSQFASFVGVERVNLIDRRLADLVAPEYAELVAENLRRRLAGAHGAERFEVEMVGMQGQVSLLELTTSQIDFEGNPALLVTGVEVIPTKKLRALASGKIDEKEAAARAALVAPPLPPPPPPVPPLQVFAMQSLGEAIVTTDLEGHLVYLNPAAEKLLGVVQAQARGRLLEEIVGLMDSNDRKLLADPIKEAVGGGDGTPHNLSRRAVLLGKASGEERAIELAASPLRDERGDLVGAVVLMHDVTELRGLHRQMSYQATHDALTGLVNRREFERRLDEAADIARRGEASHMLCYLDLDRFKIVNDTSGHLAGDSMLREVAKLLREAVRDSDTVARLGGDEFGMLLVGCPLDKARQIADDVCRSIATYRFAWHDRVFNVGVSIGLIEIGREAGTVEQLLAAADSACYVAKKEGAGRVSVYSARDEAMARSTGEIEWLQKLQSALKEERFALYYQPIVSAYGADTVGPSMEVLLRMLDENGAEIAPSEFVAAAERYRLMASVDRWVVQTTFTALSRNAFQLAPDRSVAINISGQTLGDPQFLEFVVEMLDRTGIAPDQVCFEITESAVIGNMDAARRFVGVLHGMGCKFTIDDFGSGVASFSSLKNLPLDYLKLDGSFMRNLSKDSVSQTMVTAMIKLARTLNFKIIAEQVEDSAALDVARKMGVDFVQGFVIARPARLALAA
- a CDS encoding protein-L-isoaspartate O-methyltransferase; amino-acid sequence: MQTEFARVQMITQQIRAWDVLDDRVLDAMRRTPREFFVPEKYAEVAFADTDIPLRSGQHMLAPKIVGRLLQALAAAPGMRALVVGCGTGYVPACLSAMGASVRAIEIHADLAAAARSNLKRAGFGQVDVVTGDTFNLELGKDYALIAVCGALPLYDERFARALAVDGKLFVVVGEKQPQEALLVTRTSAESWSSAGLFETAIDALENARRPEPFQF
- a CDS encoding rhodanese-like domain-containing protein — encoded protein: MVREISVTELKARRDRGEKPLVIDVRETWELQLASIPDVVHLPMNELPGRLAELSRDTETIVMCHAGGRSMRVAHFLTNQGFTNVANLSGGISAWSESVDATVPQY
- a CDS encoding TolC family outer membrane protein is translated as MRRLLALGLGCLATVCASGEDLLTIFDQAVINDPLVREAEYTRKATREIRPQAWAAYLPQIAGQWSKSRDEGNGTSTSQRLIDDPTAPPGTDPLPQTIFTQTGSGNSTTDSTSWSVNLRQSIFNWGQLAGLHQAGKYVAQADADYGVAQQDLALRVSTAYFNVLAALDNVQAQQASLDAISRQLEQADKRFEVGLIAITDVQEARAARDTSAADLIAAKRQLATSQELLREITDMQYAVLATPRGTMPLAIPEPADPQKWVEASMEQNLALTSSRLGADIARDDVRVQFAGHMPQVDLVVGKSHFEQDEDNDFPAVPGFPNGGTLTSNQDGDTDKSISLQVTVPIWSSGGTSSRVRQSSYRWQAAKQRVERVSRETERSARDAYLGVVSEISRVQALKQALESSATALRATEAGYDVGTRTAVDVLAARRTLVAAQTAYSRSRYDYMINILTLKQAAGILDRKALEDVNAWLEAPPPPQNPPTVDPATPAAQ
- the waaA gene encoding lipid IV(A) 3-deoxy-D-manno-octulosonic acid transferase encodes the protein MRFFYTCIAYLIAPIVAGALALRGFRDRSHWKGFSQRFGFGPTVAGRSIWVHAVSVGEVQAAVPLVEALLKRFPHIPLVLTTVTPTGRARAQFLFGARVEVRYVPIDLPGSVRRFFDRVQPQLAVILETEIWPNLYHRCGRLGVPLVLASARISPRSVKSYRRLVGLFRETLSHGIFIAAQSPADAERFRSIGANPEHTHVVGNIKFDYSHPANIEAKGAANRRLLGADRPVWVAGSTHAREEDVVIAAHRMLRTRHPQTLLVLVPRHPPRFAEVAEALKDQGLKFVTFTSGAAIAEDTEVYLVDTLGELLGFYAAADVAFVGGSLVPIGGHNLLEPLSLGLPTLSGPNTFNAADISRRLVERGAVRIVHDAAELAAAIGGLLADPIARTQMGADGRKVIEENRGAVGRLMRFLEPLLP
- a CDS encoding 3-deoxy-D-manno-octulosonic acid kinase, which encodes MRRHWPVGAEVSEAAFDGGRMLYDTQRTSNFSVDFFEPEYWRQHDSIEGTARGRGTTWFIRTGDSSFVLRHYRRGGLMAKVSKDVYLWGGEAETRSFAEWYLTYHLHRAGLPVPVPIAARYQRRGLFYRADLITQRIENSESLAARLLKGPLSFTQWIAVGRCIRRFHDAGVHHADLNAHNILLTPEQVYLIDFDRGELRKRGWWADTTLVRLYRSLEKVTLLAAPQSFTDEDWHSLLAGYRESAGLPQSDLA